The Nostoc sp. KVJ3 genome window below encodes:
- a CDS encoding SNF2-related protein, translating into MVQSMLVLTPASLVSQWQSELSDKFDIATITTDNRDPQQPIDEFWTNNPRIIASLNTAKSAKHYPHVTSRTWDLVVVDEAHHLKNRTTLNWKLVNALNKRLFLMLTATPVQNSLIELFNLLTLLKPGLLQTEAAFKKRICRFQEWASP; encoded by the coding sequence ATGGTACAGTCCATGCTGGTGTTAACTCCTGCATCCCTAGTTTCCCAGTGGCAATCAGAGTTAAGTGACAAATTTGATATTGCTACTATCACCACAGATAACCGCGATCCACAACAACCGATAGACGAATTCTGGACGAATAATCCGCGAATTATCGCTTCATTAAACACGGCTAAATCTGCTAAACATTATCCCCACGTCACCAGTCGCACTTGGGACTTGGTAGTTGTCGATGAAGCCCACCACCTGAAAAATCGCACTACCCTAAACTGGAAACTGGTCAATGCCCTCAATAAGCGGTTATTCCTCATGCTCACTGCTACGCCAGTGCAGAACTCCCTTATTGAACTGTTTAATCTGCTGACCCTCCTCAAACCGGGACTGCTACAAACAGAAGCCGCTTTTAAAAAAAGAATATGTCGATTCCAGGAATGGGCGAGTCCCTAA